One part of the Sorangiineae bacterium MSr11954 genome encodes these proteins:
- a CDS encoding sigma 54-interacting transcriptional regulator, whose protein sequence is MTDHASRGETEVNTGLRPRTLVAIPRLTAIAGPAKGRAFAMANALATVGRHPTNDMVLDDPRVSGVHLQLQRVDDHIRLRDAGSTNGTWLGQHRVMEIELGAGAEFTVGSTTLQLDVDDAATTSPVSVHDSFGMLVGRSTVMRELFATLERIAPKDIGLLIQGETGTGKEEVARAIHLKSLRANKPFIVIDATAIPETLADSLLFGHEKGAFTGAAERRVGFFEAADGGTIFLDEIGELSAPLQAKFLRVLERHELTRVGGQVPIKVNVRVVAATHRDLRHEIEAGRFREDLYYRLAPVRILLPALRDRPDDIPVLCERLLSYIGDARSSPLVIDASAVQFLSSQPWPGNVRELRNVLARAAALATDNVIRRADVAGEGFGFRGMREERTPLDLSGTFGSAKERAIERFESAYLAALMKRCAGNLSMASREADLARHHLRELLRKRGLYGIPWDRESDV, encoded by the coding sequence ATGACCGACCATGCATCGCGAGGCGAAACGGAAGTCAACACAGGGCTTCGCCCGCGCACTTTGGTAGCCATTCCGCGACTGACGGCCATCGCGGGGCCAGCCAAAGGGCGCGCATTTGCGATGGCCAATGCGCTCGCCACCGTAGGGCGCCACCCCACCAACGACATGGTGCTCGACGATCCGCGGGTCAGCGGCGTGCACCTGCAGTTGCAGCGGGTCGACGATCACATCCGGCTGCGCGACGCGGGGAGCACCAACGGCACCTGGCTCGGGCAGCACCGCGTGATGGAAATCGAGCTCGGTGCAGGCGCCGAGTTCACCGTGGGCTCCACCACGTTGCAGCTCGACGTCGACGACGCGGCCACCACGTCGCCCGTCAGCGTGCACGACTCGTTCGGCATGCTGGTCGGTCGTTCGACGGTCATGCGCGAGCTCTTCGCCACGCTCGAGCGCATCGCCCCCAAGGACATCGGGCTGCTCATTCAAGGCGAGACGGGGACGGGGAAAGAAGAGGTCGCGCGGGCCATCCACCTGAAGAGCCTGCGCGCCAACAAGCCGTTCATCGTGATCGACGCCACGGCCATCCCCGAGACGCTCGCCGACTCGCTGCTCTTCGGCCACGAGAAAGGCGCCTTCACGGGTGCAGCCGAACGACGCGTCGGTTTCTTCGAGGCCGCCGACGGCGGAACGATCTTCCTCGACGAGATTGGAGAGCTCTCGGCGCCGTTGCAGGCAAAGTTTCTACGGGTGCTGGAGCGGCACGAGCTCACGCGCGTGGGGGGACAAGTCCCCATCAAGGTGAACGTCCGAGTGGTGGCCGCCACGCACCGCGATCTGCGCCACGAGATCGAGGCGGGCCGCTTCCGAGAGGACCTCTACTATAGGCTCGCGCCCGTTCGCATTCTCCTCCCCGCGCTGCGCGATCGACCCGATGACATCCCGGTTCTCTGCGAGCGGCTGCTCTCCTACATCGGCGATGCGCGCTCAAGCCCGCTTGTCATCGACGCTTCGGCCGTGCAATTTTTATCGTCGCAACCCTGGCCAGGAAATGTGCGGGAGCTTCGCAACGTGCTCGCACGTGCAGCCGCACTCGCGACCGACAACGTGATTCGTCGGGCCGATGTGGCGGGTGAAGGCTTTGGCTTCCGCGGCATGCGCGAGGAGCGGACCCCGCTCGATCTGTCCGGTACCTTCGGCTCCGCGAAGGAACGTGCCATCGAACGCTTCGAGTCGGCGTACCTTGCCGCATTGATGAAGCGGTGCGCCGGAAATCTCTCGATGGCCTCGCGCGAAGCCGACCTGGCCCGACACCACCTCCGGGAACTGCTCCGCAAACGCGGGCTCTACGGCATACCGTGGGATCGCGAATCTGACGTGTGA
- a CDS encoding protein kinase, which translates to MQKLRAQDRLGGKYLLIKRIALGGMGQIWIARNEMTDAEVALKVLRADLDKRIQVEPRFRHEARLGAMLSHRNIVRIYDLVEDAQDGSLVLVMELLRGETLRRHLKKKGPLPAEEAIAIILPVLSALEHAHEMGVVHRDIKPANIFLAVDPDGHVTPKLLDFGIAKLPQGGGVLTLDGRVLGTPRYMSPEQIRSETTIDGRSDVFSVGAVLVEMLTGHSPFAAETPSASLASVLETMLDPDPSIDPRLWLVLQRALSKRAYERYAHCAEFSQALRDAIGVSDHALIANLRRSKPPPRISTTLSIHRPDDPAGVHAASLGLRQARRLETDYDDESVDEDSSDYAMDVVSSQSDSTGNTGNTGSESISGYRASSGLSSASHGVPMATGSHVQPAQAAPALHHPHVRLSRGRVLVFGAVLLTILALVFCGGIFFREAADRVTNRKPTAPAEAPTSPAVAPVTESPAVAADPGAVMNSPVRSDSTAGVTGTATAPSGGPAGSASAVPSGPAIRGPRPGTVVKKKVATQPGF; encoded by the coding sequence GTGCAGAAGCTCCGAGCACAAGACCGGCTCGGGGGTAAGTACCTCCTGATCAAGCGCATCGCGCTTGGCGGGATGGGTCAAATCTGGATCGCCCGCAACGAGATGACGGACGCCGAGGTAGCGCTCAAGGTGCTCCGGGCGGACCTCGACAAGCGCATTCAGGTCGAGCCGCGGTTCCGGCACGAGGCCCGCCTGGGGGCGATGCTGTCTCACCGGAACATCGTCCGCATCTACGACTTGGTCGAGGACGCACAAGACGGCTCGCTCGTCCTGGTGATGGAGCTTCTGCGCGGCGAAACATTGCGGCGGCACTTGAAGAAGAAAGGGCCGCTCCCGGCGGAGGAGGCGATCGCCATCATCCTGCCGGTGCTCTCGGCGCTGGAGCATGCGCACGAGATGGGCGTGGTTCATCGCGACATCAAGCCGGCGAACATCTTCCTGGCCGTCGACCCCGATGGACACGTGACGCCAAAGCTCCTCGACTTTGGCATCGCCAAGCTCCCGCAAGGCGGCGGGGTGCTGACCCTCGACGGGCGTGTGCTTGGAACCCCGCGCTACATGTCCCCCGAACAAATCCGTTCGGAGACGACCATCGACGGTCGCAGCGACGTTTTCAGCGTCGGCGCGGTGCTGGTGGAGATGCTCACGGGCCACTCGCCCTTCGCGGCCGAGACGCCCAGCGCATCGCTCGCGAGCGTGCTCGAAACGATGCTCGATCCGGATCCCAGCATCGATCCGAGGCTTTGGCTGGTGCTGCAGCGCGCCCTCTCCAAGCGCGCCTACGAGCGCTACGCACACTGTGCCGAGTTCTCCCAAGCGCTGCGCGACGCCATCGGCGTGAGCGATCACGCCCTCATCGCAAACCTTCGCCGCAGCAAGCCACCGCCCCGCATCTCGACGACCCTCAGCATCCACCGCCCCGACGATCCGGCCGGCGTTCACGCCGCGTCGCTCGGCCTACGCCAAGCGCGCCGTCTCGAGACGGACTACGACGACGAGTCGGTCGACGAAGACAGCAGCGACTACGCCATGGACGTGGTGAGCTCGCAGTCCGACAGCACGGGCAACACCGGCAACACGGGCAGCGAGTCCATCTCCGGCTATCGCGCCAGCAGCGGACTTTCGAGCGCATCCCACGGTGTGCCGATGGCCACGGGGTCCCATGTGCAGCCCGCCCAGGCAGCGCCGGCGCTGCACCATCCGCACGTGCGGCTGTCGCGGGGGCGCGTTCTGGTGTTCGGGGCGGTGCTGCTCACGATTTTGGCGCTCGTGTTCTGCGGGGGCATCTTCTTCCGCGAGGCCGCGGATCGGGTGACCAACCGCAAGCCGACCGCTCCGGCGGAGGCGCCCACCTCACCGGCCGTAGCTCCCGTCACCGAATCACCGGCGGTCGCAGCGGACCCGGGCGCGGTCATGAACAGTCCAGTTCGCTCGGATTCCACGGCGGGAGTTACGGGCACAGCTACGGCCCCTTCGGGTGGCCCGGCTGGCTCGGCTTCGGCGGTCCCCTCCGGTCCGGCAATTCGGGGGCCCCGTCCGGGCACGGTCGTCAAAAAGAAGGTCGCGACGCAGCCGGGCTTCTGA